GTGATCTACTGAAAAATACGCTGAAAACGCTTGTTTTATGTGACTTTTCGGGCAATAAGTTCTTATCGACTTAATTCTTTAGCAGCAGCACCACACACTGCGACTGAATGGCTTGTTCATGGCCAACAGCATCCACCGACTCACCGGTCTTGGCTTTTAGACCAACCTGATTAGTCTCAATGCCAAGAATCGAGGCAACACGCTGGCAGATGATCTGCTTATAAGGACTGAGTTTTGGTTTTTGAGCGAACACAATACAATCAAGGTTATTAATCTTATAACCGGCCGCTTTTACTTTTTCATAAGCCAGTGAAAGCATCTCCGCCGAGTCGCGTCCTTTGTTCTCAGCAGCTGTATCGGGGAAGAGTTCGCCGATATCACCGAGCGAAGAGGCTCCTAGAAGCGCGTCGGTGATGGCATGCAGCAACACATCGGCATCACTATGGCCGATAGCGTGAGCTGTATGCGGGACATCGATGCCGCCAAGTTTCAATGGTCCGCCGGGACCAAGCCTGTGGGTGTCGTGTCCAATGCCAACGCGAAACATGCGAGGAAATCCGTCTCCAAAAGGATGGAAGCGTAGTCGATAGCGCTGCTGCCATTTCCCTGGAGCACCACGATAGCGACGCCAGCTTGCCTGACAAAACCGGGGCAAACTGCCTAAACTGAGGAGGGAAATATAGCGAACCTCGCTCAACGGAACAATGCGAGCCGATGAAAGCAGCCGATCCCGATGAACTTACTACTCCTTGAGACCATCACTGGTGGGGGGATCGCACCCGCCGACCTGCCTGTTTCCCTGCTGCGTGAAGGTGAAGCGATGGTGCAGGCGATTGCTAGCGACCTGGCGATGACTGCAGGAATTCAGCTAGCAGTCTTTCGAACGCCGATGCTCGGCACTCTCGAGGCCATGGATCGCTCCCTAACTTTGATCGAAATCGATTCGCGCGAGACTCTCAAGATGAAGCTTCGCGAACTCGGTGCTGCTGGGGCCTGGCTTTGGCTCATCGCACCGGAGTCCGATGGTGAGCTCTTGCATTTTGCACGGTTGTTTACCAGCGCCGGTGGTCAGCTCGCCTCGCCACTACCGAGCAGCATTGCGCTGGCTAGTAGTAAGCACGCGACAGCCGAACTGCTGCGGTCGCGAGGCATTCCTGCCATTCCCGGCACGCAAGTTTTGCCCGGCGAAACGATCCACTTGCCGCACGCTGGCCCGGTGATGCTCAAACCGGACGATGGCTGCGGTTCGCAGGGTTTAAGGCTACTCGAAGCCGCTGCAGCGCGCGTGTTTCGTCATCGATCGACGGGTGCACTCCGAGCCGAGCCCCTCTACGAAGGAATTGCTGCCAGCGTGGCGGTGATTGCCGGACCTCGCGGTTTGACTCCGCTGGTCCCCTGCACCCAGCAACTCGCAAAGGATGGAAGCTTTGTCTATTTAGGCGGATCGCTGCCGATTCCCGAAGATCTCAGCAGCCGCGCGCAGCTGCTGGCTCTACGAGCGGTGGAAGCTGTTCCCGAGCCGCGCGGCTATTTCGGGGTCGATTTGCTTCTCGATGCCCGTCCCTCTGAGTCAGACCAGCCGCGCGGCGATTATGTCGTCGAGATCAATCCGCGACTCACCACCAGCTACGTCGGTCTGCGTCATCGTTATCGCACAAATTTGGCAGAAGCGACGCTGCGTGCAGTGGCTGGCGAGCAGATCACTTTAGAAGAGCGCGATGTGCGAGTAGAATTCGACAGCTGTGGGCAAGTCTCGATCCAAGAGGTGTGATGCGAAACTGAGGTCGAATCGGCGGCGAGCCGCGCCGATCGTTGCAGGAAACTCGTCGTATGAGATGGCTGGCGATTGATATTGGGGGCGCGAACCTAAAATTGGCCGATGGCCTGGGCTTTGCCGAGAGCTTCGCCTTTCCGCTCTGGAAAGACTCTGCCCGTTTGGCTCAACATTTGCGCACGCTGATTTCGCAAGCTCCAGCGTCGGACCACTTAGCGGTGACGATGACCGGCGAGCTAGCCGACTGCTTTGCCACCAAAGCCGACGGTGTGCGATTCATTCTGAACGCCGTGAGCGAAGGGACCGACAATCGGCACACGCGTGTTTATTTGGTCGACGGTCGGATTGTTTCGCCGCAGGTCGCCATCACCGTTCCCAAACTCGCTGCGGCATCGAACTGGCATGTCCTGGCGCGCTGGGCGGGCCGTAAAGCGCCAAGCGGAAGCGCACTGCTCGTCGATGTCGGCAGTACCACCTGCGATATCGTTCCGCTCGTGGATGGTGTTCCCGCCGCCGTCGGAACAACCGATACGCAGCG
This window of the Pirellula staleyi DSM 6068 genome carries:
- the ispF gene encoding 2-C-methyl-D-erythritol 2,4-cyclodiphosphate synthase; this translates as MFRVGIGHDTHRLGPGGPLKLGGIDVPHTAHAIGHSDADVLLHAITDALLGASSLGDIGELFPDTAAENKGRDSAEMLSLAYEKVKAAGYKINNLDCIVFAQKPKLSPYKQIICQRVASILGIETNQVGLKAKTGESVDAVGHEQAIQSQCVVLLLKN
- a CDS encoding ATP-grasp domain-containing protein, translated to MNLLLLETITGGGIAPADLPVSLLREGEAMVQAIASDLAMTAGIQLAVFRTPMLGTLEAMDRSLTLIEIDSRETLKMKLRELGAAGAWLWLIAPESDGELLHFARLFTSAGGQLASPLPSSIALASSKHATAELLRSRGIPAIPGTQVLPGETIHLPHAGPVMLKPDDGCGSQGLRLLEAAAARVFRHRSTGALRAEPLYEGIAASVAVIAGPRGLTPLVPCTQQLAKDGSFVYLGGSLPIPEDLSSRAQLLALRAVEAVPEPRGYFGVDLLLDARPSESDQPRGDYVVEINPRLTTSYVGLRHRYRTNLAEATLRAVAGEQITLEERDVRVEFDSCGQVSIQEV